The following proteins come from a genomic window of Trinickia caryophylli:
- a CDS encoding LysR substrate-binding domain-containing protein, which translates to MRKFKVPNMGALTAFEAAARHESFTHAAKELFLTESAVSRQIATLESNLGVRLFVRSKQRVVLTRAGRLYATQVRRSLETLDRDTLSIIAHGSGGGYLELAVLPTFASQWLIPRLKGFNDRTPDVRVNMGVRTDMFAFEESHFEAAIHYGKPNWPGTSSDYLFGEEVVPICSPSLLSRPVKKAHELLAYPLLHSTTRPDAWTHWFSELGVEDNSTMHGVRYELHTMLIAAAAAGLGVALVPKFFVEDQLEQLGIVIPFESSSPAESAYYLVYPTELSHGKPLERFREWLLEQASEYNAGQGRGARSLVPRTAR; encoded by the coding sequence ATGCGCAAATTCAAAGTCCCGAACATGGGCGCGCTGACGGCTTTCGAGGCAGCAGCGCGGCACGAGAGCTTCACCCATGCCGCCAAGGAGCTCTTTCTGACGGAGAGTGCGGTGTCGCGGCAGATCGCGACGCTCGAATCGAATCTGGGGGTACGGCTCTTCGTGCGCTCGAAGCAGCGCGTGGTGCTGACGCGTGCCGGGCGGCTCTACGCCACGCAGGTGCGGCGCTCGCTCGAAACGCTCGACCGGGACACCTTGTCGATCATCGCGCACGGCAGCGGCGGCGGGTACCTCGAGCTGGCGGTGCTGCCGACGTTTGCCTCGCAATGGCTGATACCGCGGCTCAAGGGCTTCAACGATCGCACGCCCGACGTGCGGGTCAATATGGGCGTTCGAACGGACATGTTCGCGTTCGAGGAGTCGCACTTCGAGGCCGCCATTCATTACGGCAAGCCGAACTGGCCGGGCACGTCGTCGGATTATCTCTTCGGAGAAGAGGTGGTGCCGATCTGCTCGCCGTCGCTTTTGAGCAGGCCGGTGAAGAAAGCACACGAGTTGCTCGCCTACCCGCTGCTTCATTCCACGACGCGGCCCGATGCCTGGACGCATTGGTTTTCCGAACTCGGCGTGGAAGACAACTCCACGATGCATGGCGTGCGCTACGAGCTGCATACGATGTTGATCGCGGCGGCCGCAGCGGGGTTGGGTGTTGCGCTCGTGCCGAAGTTCTTCGTCGAAGATCAACTGGAGCAGTTGGGCATCGTGATTCCATTCGAGTCGAGTTCGCCGGCCGAGTCGGCCTACTACCTTGTGTATCCCACGGAACTAAGCCACGGGAAACCATTGGAGCGTTTTCGAGAATGGCTGCTCGAACAGGCGAGCGAGTACAACGCGGGGCAAGGGCGGGGCGCCCGCTCCCTCGTTCCACGCACGGCCCGTTAG
- a CDS encoding DUF1338 domain-containing protein: MRNANVERLLTKLLGEEKTGFLFSTLNFPAVLEDWEEGTVTRAELAQAMNMALFDGLLQRSENGRIYTDDAIASGGSVFFDHGALRTVRWPHNGALPPGEAAFTRILRPLGFKLNGRYPLDKLNMTGRAYAHEDAPDEIAQFFVSELHPERFSKEFQQAVTNVVSSSKDPLTPLAVSQLSELERDGALPIDAAEQLLPVIVGAFARQHDIPGEVDYDTLLLESAEMAWIATEGNAFNHATDRVQDVHKLSDIEKAKGRPIKPEVERSRSGRVFQTAYRADTVRRQFKSPDGKVVTRQVPGSFYEFITRKRTFDRMSRRWLTDLRFDAGNATGIFKMTANAAK, translated from the coding sequence ATGCGCAATGCAAACGTGGAACGTCTGTTGACGAAACTGCTCGGCGAGGAGAAGACCGGGTTCCTGTTCTCGACTCTCAACTTTCCCGCGGTGCTGGAAGATTGGGAAGAGGGGACCGTGACGCGCGCCGAACTCGCGCAGGCCATGAACATGGCACTCTTCGACGGCTTGCTGCAACGCTCGGAAAACGGCCGCATCTACACGGACGACGCCATTGCGAGCGGGGGCTCGGTGTTTTTCGATCATGGCGCGCTGCGTACGGTTCGCTGGCCGCACAACGGCGCCTTGCCGCCCGGCGAAGCCGCATTTACACGCATCCTGCGCCCGCTGGGATTCAAACTCAACGGCCGCTATCCGCTCGACAAGCTCAATATGACGGGACGCGCCTATGCACATGAGGACGCGCCCGACGAGATCGCGCAGTTCTTCGTGAGCGAGCTCCATCCCGAGCGTTTTTCGAAGGAGTTCCAGCAGGCCGTGACCAACGTGGTCAGTTCCTCGAAAGACCCGCTCACGCCGTTGGCCGTCTCACAGCTATCCGAGCTCGAGCGCGACGGCGCCTTGCCGATCGATGCGGCCGAGCAGTTGCTGCCCGTGATCGTCGGCGCGTTCGCGCGTCAACACGATATTCCTGGCGAAGTGGACTACGACACGCTTCTGCTCGAATCGGCGGAAATGGCCTGGATCGCGACCGAGGGCAACGCGTTCAATCACGCGACCGATCGCGTGCAGGACGTACACAAGCTCTCCGACATCGAAAAAGCGAAGGGCCGGCCGATCAAACCCGAGGTCGAGCGCTCGCGCTCGGGCCGCGTGTTCCAGACGGCGTATCGCGCCGATACGGTGCGGCGCCAGTTCAAATCGCCCGATGGCAAAGTCGTGACGCGTCAGGTCCCGGGCTCGTTCTACGAATTCATTACGCGCAAGCGCACGTTCGATCGGATGTCGCGCCGCTGGCTGACGGATCTGCGCTTCGACGCGGGCAACGCGACGGGCATCTTCAAGATGACGGCGAACGCAGCGAAGTGA
- a CDS encoding FAD-binding and (Fe-S)-binding domain-containing protein codes for MKAATPFQASEHLLAVLEAQLRAGVRGEVRFDAGTQALYASDASNYRQIPLGVVVPADVDDLVAALAVCRRNDVPFLARGGGTSQNGQCVNVAVVADASKYVNRVVSIDPVERTAIVEPGVICDTLRDAAEAHGLTFAPDPATHSRCTIGGMIANNSCGAHSVMAGKTVENVEALEIATYDGERFWVGPTSEPELEAIVRGGGRRGEIYGRLRDLRDRYAHHIRQEFPQIKRRVSGFNLDQLLPENGFNVARALVGTEGTCALTLQAKVRLVHSPSCRVLLVLGFADIYTAADAVPHFTKFAPIAIEGLDRGIIRGLQARGLKAEEISLLPDGDAWVVLEFGGNTVQAALVQAQRAEAYFNAGKGGDGVAGFVVEEKTKQQKIWSIRETGASAVALSIDPARPDPIVGWEDAAVDPLRLGDYLRQFQALVDRFGYETCLYGHFGDGCVHARITFDIRTHEGVSKWRAFLRDAAQLVVDFGGSLSGEHGDGQAKAEFLPIMYGPEIIRAMEEFKAIWDPANRLNPGKVVHAYRADENLRMGPAYKAVKWATKLTFTSPEGDGLRRAVERCIGMGKCRSLDGGTMCPSFRATREERHSTRGRAHLLWEMLQGEVVTGGWASREVKEALDGCLACKGCRSDCPTHTDMASYKAEFLSHYYEHRRRPRQALFLGRIGQWAPWASRFARLTNFMTSARAFARIGKWIAGVAPQRDLPVFASKTFRQIARADRRSGAKDRANSGRRVMLWVDTFNDHFSPEVAGAACDVLARLGYEVILPRKRLCCGRPLYDYGLLDEAKALLRTAVDELAEDIVAGVPLVGLEPGCLSVFKDELAKQLPDDAMAQKLAAQTFLFSDFLAMADVEWPRLDAEVVVHGHCHQKSLFGMNGETALLEKLGVRWKLLDTGCCGMAGSFGFNTDHYDLSMKVAEDALFPLLRNVPADAFVVTNGFSCREQIEHGVGRRTLHIAQLVLAAFERRGSGIH; via the coding sequence GTGAAAGCAGCGACGCCGTTTCAAGCCAGCGAGCACCTTCTGGCGGTGCTCGAAGCGCAACTGCGCGCCGGCGTACGGGGGGAGGTCCGCTTCGATGCGGGCACCCAGGCACTGTATGCCTCCGATGCGTCGAACTATCGCCAGATTCCGCTCGGCGTGGTCGTGCCGGCCGACGTCGACGATCTCGTCGCGGCACTCGCGGTTTGCCGGCGCAACGATGTGCCGTTCCTCGCCCGCGGCGGCGGTACGTCGCAAAACGGGCAATGCGTAAACGTCGCGGTGGTTGCGGACGCAAGCAAGTATGTCAACCGTGTCGTGTCGATCGACCCCGTCGAGCGGACCGCCATCGTCGAGCCCGGTGTCATTTGCGACACGCTGCGCGACGCGGCCGAAGCTCATGGGCTGACGTTTGCGCCGGATCCGGCCACGCATAGCCGATGCACGATCGGCGGCATGATCGCAAACAATTCCTGCGGCGCGCATTCGGTCATGGCGGGCAAGACGGTGGAGAACGTCGAGGCGCTCGAGATTGCGACCTATGACGGGGAGCGCTTCTGGGTGGGACCGACGAGCGAGCCGGAGCTCGAGGCCATCGTTCGCGGCGGCGGGCGGCGCGGTGAGATCTACGGCAGGCTGCGTGATTTGCGCGACCGGTATGCCCATCACATTCGCCAGGAGTTTCCTCAAATCAAGCGGCGTGTCTCCGGTTTCAACCTCGACCAGTTGCTTCCCGAAAATGGATTCAACGTGGCGCGAGCGCTTGTGGGCACCGAGGGAACATGTGCGCTCACGCTGCAAGCGAAGGTGCGGCTCGTTCACAGCCCGTCGTGCCGCGTACTGCTCGTTCTGGGGTTCGCCGACATCTACACGGCAGCCGATGCCGTGCCTCACTTCACGAAGTTCGCGCCGATCGCCATCGAAGGGCTCGACCGAGGCATCATTCGTGGCCTCCAGGCACGTGGGCTCAAGGCCGAAGAGATTTCGCTGCTGCCGGATGGTGACGCCTGGGTCGTGCTCGAGTTCGGCGGAAATACCGTTCAGGCAGCACTCGTGCAAGCGCAACGAGCCGAGGCCTATTTCAACGCGGGTAAAGGCGGCGATGGAGTGGCAGGATTCGTCGTCGAAGAAAAAACGAAGCAGCAGAAAATCTGGTCCATTCGCGAGACCGGTGCATCGGCGGTGGCCTTATCGATCGATCCCGCGAGGCCCGATCCGATCGTCGGCTGGGAAGACGCTGCCGTCGATCCATTACGGCTCGGTGACTACCTGCGCCAATTTCAGGCGCTCGTCGACCGCTTCGGCTACGAGACCTGCCTTTATGGCCACTTCGGCGACGGCTGCGTTCACGCGCGGATCACATTCGACATTCGCACCCATGAGGGTGTGAGCAAGTGGCGCGCATTCCTGCGCGATGCGGCGCAACTCGTCGTCGATTTCGGCGGCTCTCTCTCGGGCGAGCATGGCGATGGTCAGGCCAAGGCGGAGTTTCTGCCCATCATGTATGGGCCGGAGATCATTCGCGCGATGGAGGAGTTCAAGGCGATCTGGGATCCGGCCAATCGCTTGAACCCCGGCAAGGTCGTCCACGCTTATCGCGCAGACGAAAATCTGCGCATGGGCCCCGCGTACAAAGCCGTGAAATGGGCGACGAAACTGACTTTCACGAGCCCCGAAGGCGACGGGCTGCGGCGCGCCGTCGAACGTTGCATCGGAATGGGCAAATGCCGCTCGCTCGATGGCGGGACGATGTGCCCGAGTTTTCGTGCAACGAGAGAAGAGCGTCACTCGACGCGCGGGCGTGCGCATTTGTTATGGGAAATGCTTCAGGGCGAGGTCGTCACCGGCGGATGGGCGAGCCGCGAAGTCAAGGAGGCGCTCGATGGATGTCTGGCGTGCAAGGGCTGCAGATCGGATTGCCCGACTCACACGGACATGGCTTCGTACAAGGCCGAATTCCTTTCGCACTACTACGAGCATCGTCGCCGCCCGAGGCAAGCGCTGTTCCTGGGGCGCATCGGGCAGTGGGCGCCGTGGGCGAGCCGCTTTGCGCGGTTGACGAACTTCATGACGTCGGCGCGCGCTTTCGCGCGCATCGGTAAATGGATCGCCGGCGTTGCGCCTCAGCGCGACCTGCCGGTGTTCGCTTCGAAGACCTTTCGGCAGATCGCTCGCGCCGATCGCCGGTCAGGCGCGAAAGACCGCGCGAATTCGGGCCGCCGGGTCATGCTCTGGGTCGACACGTTCAACGATCATTTCTCGCCGGAAGTGGCCGGCGCGGCGTGCGATGTGCTCGCCCGGCTGGGCTATGAGGTGATCCTGCCGCGCAAGCGGCTGTGCTGCGGGCGGCCGCTCTACGACTATGGGCTGCTCGACGAAGCGAAGGCGCTGCTGAGGACCGCCGTCGACGAACTGGCCGAGGACATCGTCGCGGGTGTCCCGCTCGTCGGCCTCGAACCGGGCTGCCTATCGGTTTTCAAGGACGAACTGGCGAAGCAACTGCCCGACGATGCGATGGCCCAAAAGCTTGCTGCGCAGACGTTTCTCTTCTCCGATTTCCTGGCCATGGCGGATGTCGAATGGCCACGGCTCGATGCAGAGGTTGTCGTGCATGGGCATTGCCATCAGAAGTCACTGTTCGGCATGAACGGGGAGACTGCTCTGCTCGAGAAGCTGGGCGTCAGATGGAAGTTGCTCGACACGGGGTGCTGCGGGATGGCCGGTTCGTTCGGCTTCAATACCGATCATTACGACCTTTCGATGAAAGTGGCCGAAGACGCTCTCTTTCCGTTGCTGCGAAACGTACCCGCCGACGCGTTCGTCGTAACGAACGGATTCAGTTGTCGCGAGCAGATCGAGCACGGCGTCGGGCGCCGCACGCTTCACATTGCGCAGCTCGTACTCGCGGCGTTCGAACGCCGCGGCTCGGGAATTCATTGA
- a CDS encoding branched-chain amino acid ABC transporter substrate-binding protein produces the protein MSCLLVAGAAGAQENVVKIGVAAPLTGSGAAYGKDIENGVRMAVDEANAGHPTIGGKAVKFVVEAQDDQSDPRIGVQAAQQLVDDNVAAVVGHFNSGTTLPASKIYARAGIPMITPAATNPAITQAGLDTVYRVIATDSQNAGNAGMYAATVAKAKRIAIIDDRTAFGQGEADEFEKAVKAAGGTVVAREFTNDKAVDFSAQLTKIKSANPDLLFFGGLDAQAAMLVKRMRQLGMKAQFLAGGGVMDATFIKLAGDAADGSSVWEYGQPLATLPKGKTFEAKFKQKFGADMLAYAPFAYDAAWVAIESMKKANSVKPAEFNAALKGTNYDGITGKIAFTQKGDLKNPSSTMYQVKNVAWVPVTTKAAD, from the coding sequence ATGTCTTGCCTTCTCGTTGCCGGTGCGGCCGGCGCACAAGAGAACGTGGTGAAGATCGGCGTGGCGGCACCGCTGACCGGTAGCGGCGCCGCTTACGGCAAGGATATCGAGAACGGCGTGCGGATGGCTGTGGACGAAGCGAATGCCGGGCATCCGACGATCGGAGGCAAGGCCGTGAAATTCGTGGTCGAGGCGCAGGACGACCAGAGCGATCCGCGTATCGGCGTACAGGCCGCGCAGCAACTCGTGGACGACAACGTCGCCGCTGTCGTGGGGCACTTCAATTCCGGCACGACGCTGCCGGCCTCGAAGATCTATGCCCGCGCCGGTATCCCGATGATCACACCGGCCGCGACGAATCCGGCTATCACGCAGGCGGGCCTCGATACGGTTTATCGCGTGATCGCCACCGATTCGCAGAACGCGGGCAATGCGGGCATGTACGCGGCCACGGTTGCGAAAGCGAAGCGGATCGCCATCATCGACGACCGTACGGCCTTCGGTCAGGGCGAGGCGGACGAGTTCGAGAAAGCCGTGAAGGCGGCCGGTGGAACGGTTGTCGCGCGCGAGTTCACCAATGACAAGGCGGTGGACTTCAGCGCGCAGCTTACGAAGATCAAGAGCGCAAACCCGGATCTGCTGTTCTTCGGCGGCCTCGATGCCCAGGCAGCCATGCTCGTCAAACGCATGCGCCAACTGGGCATGAAGGCGCAGTTCCTGGCCGGCGGCGGCGTGATGGACGCGACATTCATCAAGCTCGCCGGCGATGCGGCGGACGGTTCGTCGGTCTGGGAATACGGTCAACCGCTCGCCACGCTGCCGAAGGGCAAGACCTTCGAAGCGAAGTTCAAGCAGAAGTTCGGTGCGGACATGCTCGCCTACGCGCCGTTTGCCTACGACGCGGCGTGGGTGGCGATCGAATCGATGAAAAAGGCGAACTCGGTCAAACCGGCCGAATTCAACGCCGCGCTCAAGGGCACGAACTACGACGGCATTACCGGAAAGATCGCTTTCACGCAGAAGGGCGATCTGAAGAACCCGAGCTCGACGATGTATCAGGTCAAGAACGTCGCATGGGTGCCAGTGACGACCAAGGCCGCGGATTGA
- the amaB gene encoding L-piperidine-6-carboxylate dehydrogenase produces the protein MKASNILADLGISHLAEAGDIAVHSPIDGGLIGRVASQTVADVDAALAKAQEAYKVWRSVPAPRRGELVRLLGNKLRERKQALGSMITLETGKILQEGLGEVQEMIDICDFAVGLSRQLYGLTIASERPGHRMAETWHPMGVCTVISAFNFPAAVWSWNAALALVCGNAVIWKPSEKTPLTALAVDKILQDALEAFGDAPAGLTAVINGGRDVGAKLVADPRSSIVSATGSTEMGRAVGVEVARRFGRSLLELGGNNAGIVSPTADLELALRGILFSAVGTAGQRCTTLRRLFVHESIYDNVVQRLKTLYGKVAIGNPLEQGTLMGPLIDEQSFGRMQAALAQAKHEGGTVFGGERHTVAGNEKGFYVRPAIVEMPSQTDVVLTETFAPILYVLKYRDFSEAVDGNNAAHHGLSSCVFTTDLRESERFLSASGSDCGIANVNIGPSGAEIGGAFGGEKETGGGRESGSDAWKAYMRRATNTVNFSSALPLAQGIDFNIG, from the coding sequence GTGAAAGCATCGAACATTCTCGCGGATCTCGGCATTTCGCACCTGGCGGAAGCCGGCGATATCGCAGTCCATTCGCCTATCGACGGCGGGCTGATCGGCCGCGTGGCGAGCCAGACCGTTGCCGATGTGGATGCGGCACTGGCGAAAGCGCAAGAGGCCTATAAGGTTTGGCGCAGTGTTCCCGCGCCGCGTCGCGGCGAACTCGTTCGTCTGCTCGGCAACAAGCTGCGCGAGCGCAAGCAGGCGCTCGGTAGCATGATCACGCTGGAAACGGGCAAGATTCTGCAGGAAGGCCTTGGCGAAGTGCAGGAGATGATCGACATCTGCGATTTCGCCGTGGGTCTTTCGCGTCAACTCTACGGTCTGACCATCGCCTCGGAGCGCCCGGGCCACCGGATGGCCGAAACGTGGCATCCGATGGGCGTTTGCACGGTCATCTCGGCATTCAACTTCCCGGCCGCCGTATGGTCGTGGAACGCCGCACTCGCGCTTGTGTGCGGCAACGCGGTGATTTGGAAACCGTCGGAAAAAACGCCGCTCACGGCGCTGGCGGTGGACAAGATTCTGCAGGACGCGCTCGAGGCGTTCGGCGATGCGCCGGCCGGCCTGACGGCGGTGATCAACGGCGGGCGCGACGTGGGTGCCAAACTCGTGGCGGACCCGCGCTCGAGCATTGTGAGTGCGACCGGCAGCACGGAAATGGGGCGCGCTGTGGGCGTGGAAGTCGCGCGTCGTTTCGGTCGCTCCCTTCTCGAACTCGGCGGCAACAACGCCGGTATCGTTTCGCCCACCGCGGACCTCGAACTGGCACTGCGCGGCATCCTGTTCTCCGCGGTCGGCACGGCAGGCCAGCGCTGCACGACGCTGCGGCGCCTGTTCGTGCACGAAAGCATTTACGACAACGTCGTTCAGCGCCTCAAGACCCTTTACGGCAAGGTCGCGATCGGCAACCCGCTCGAGCAGGGCACGCTGATGGGGCCGCTCATCGACGAGCAGTCGTTCGGCCGGATGCAGGCGGCTCTCGCGCAGGCGAAGCACGAGGGCGGCACCGTGTTCGGCGGCGAGCGCCACACGGTCGCTGGCAATGAAAAGGGTTTCTATGTACGGCCCGCCATCGTGGAGATGCCGTCGCAGACCGACGTCGTGCTGACCGAGACGTTCGCGCCCATTCTTTATGTGTTGAAGTACCGCGATTTCAGCGAAGCCGTGGACGGCAACAACGCCGCGCACCATGGCCTGTCGTCGTGCGTGTTCACGACAGACCTGCGCGAGAGCGAACGTTTCCTGTCGGCCTCGGGCAGCGATTGCGGGATCGCGAACGTCAACATCGGCCCGAGCGGCGCCGAGATTGGCGGCGCGTTCGGCGGCGAGAAGGAAACCGGGGGCGGACGCGAATCGGGCTCGGATGCGTGGAAGGCATACATGCGCCGCGCCACGAACACGGTGAACTTCTCCTCGGCGCTGCCGCTCGCGCAAGGTATCGACTTCAATATCGGCTGA
- a CDS encoding NAD(P)/FAD-dependent oxidoreductase, giving the protein MSSQVVIVGGGVVGSSIAYFLRASDPTVSVTVIERDPSYAKSSSALSAASIRQQFSTPLSIRMSLYGIEFLRNIGELLEVDGNKPEIDLHEGGYLFLATPAGEGILRENHALQRSLGADIDLMPADALKARFPWLNVDDLAAGAYGLSGEGWFDGYGLVQALRKKAQSLGARYVPADVIGLERSGRRVTHVIANDGERFACDTVVNAAGAWTRRISQMMGIDIPVYARRRSIFNVSSPARLEHCPLLIDPTGVYFRPEGKTYITGTSPSPENDPDDLPLDEVDHGIFDEIIWPTLAHRVPEFEALRVENCWSGYYEYNVFDHNAIIGYHPDVENCVFANGYSGHGLQQGPATGRGVSELILTGQYRSLDLSSLSWARVLENRPIVERNVV; this is encoded by the coding sequence GTGAGTTCTCAAGTCGTTATCGTTGGCGGCGGCGTGGTCGGCAGTTCCATCGCTTACTTTTTGCGCGCTTCGGATCCGACGGTGTCCGTGACCGTCATCGAGCGCGACCCGAGCTATGCGAAGTCGTCGTCGGCGCTATCGGCTGCCTCCATCCGGCAGCAATTTTCCACGCCGCTTTCGATTCGGATGTCGCTTTACGGCATCGAGTTTCTGCGCAACATCGGCGAGCTTCTCGAAGTGGATGGTAACAAGCCCGAGATCGATCTTCACGAGGGCGGCTACCTGTTTCTTGCCACGCCGGCCGGCGAGGGGATCCTGCGCGAGAATCACGCGCTGCAGCGAAGCCTGGGCGCCGATATCGATCTGATGCCGGCGGATGCCCTCAAAGCCAGGTTCCCCTGGCTCAACGTCGACGATCTCGCGGCGGGCGCGTATGGCTTGAGCGGAGAAGGCTGGTTCGATGGCTACGGTCTGGTTCAGGCGCTGCGCAAGAAGGCCCAGTCGCTCGGCGCCCGTTATGTGCCTGCCGACGTGATCGGCCTCGAGCGCAGCGGCCGCAGGGTCACGCACGTCATCGCCAACGACGGCGAGCGTTTCGCTTGCGATACCGTCGTCAATGCCGCCGGTGCATGGACGCGACGCATTTCGCAGATGATGGGTATCGACATTCCGGTCTATGCGCGGCGCCGCAGCATTTTCAATGTTTCGTCGCCCGCGCGCCTCGAGCACTGTCCGCTGCTGATCGACCCCACTGGCGTGTACTTTCGGCCTGAAGGCAAGACCTACATCACGGGCACATCACCCTCGCCCGAGAACGACCCCGACGATCTGCCGCTCGACGAGGTCGATCACGGCATCTTCGACGAGATAATCTGGCCGACCCTGGCGCATCGCGTTCCCGAATTCGAAGCGCTGCGAGTGGAGAATTGCTGGTCCGGCTACTACGAGTACAACGTATTCGACCACAATGCCATCATCGGCTATCACCCCGACGTCGAGAACTGTGTATTCGCCAACGGCTACAGCGGGCACGGTCTTCAGCAAGGGCCGGCAACGGGGCGCGGCGTGAGCGAGCTGATCCTCACAGGCCAATACCGCTCGCTGGACCTTTCCTCGTTGAGCTGGGCACGCGTGCTCGAGAATCGCCCCATTGTGGAGCGCAATGTCGTGTAG
- a CDS encoding aminotransferase-like domain-containing protein has translation MYAFTAPFQNPSGSPIRELFKYLGEPGMISFAGGYPASDLFDIDGLQAAAARAYRAPARCLQYGPTDGLPELKTELVALMARRGVACANDELLVTTGSQQGLDLLLRIFVAPGDTVLVEQPAYPATLQALRLQQANIVTVPVDADGLDVDRLAALLASGAVAAPKLLYTVPTFANPTGATLTRERRIALLELAVKYRFVIVEDDPYGDLRFAGEGVPSIMALTREVAGSHAWVVHFASLSKIVAPGLRVGWMVAPAEIVRRCVVAKQTVDLCSAPWTQVTAAAYLADGALERHLPLIAEMYKRKSHALCAGLRAAFGEAIAFHEPHGGMFVWARIAGVDAATLLGHAVANKVVFVPGAAFFADNVDVFALRLSFAAPGVAQIEEGVTRLKRAYEAACPVRI, from the coding sequence ATGTACGCGTTCACAGCTCCCTTTCAGAACCCATCGGGCTCGCCGATCCGCGAGTTGTTCAAGTATCTCGGCGAGCCCGGAATGATTTCGTTTGCGGGCGGCTATCCCGCGAGCGACCTTTTCGACATCGACGGGCTCCAGGCAGCGGCCGCGCGTGCCTATCGAGCGCCTGCGCGTTGTCTCCAATACGGGCCCACCGACGGGCTGCCCGAGCTCAAGACGGAACTCGTTGCGCTGATGGCGCGGCGCGGTGTGGCATGCGCGAACGATGAACTGCTCGTGACGACCGGCTCGCAACAGGGGTTGGATCTGCTGCTGAGGATCTTCGTGGCCCCCGGCGATACGGTGCTCGTCGAGCAACCGGCCTATCCGGCAACGCTGCAGGCATTGAGGCTGCAGCAGGCCAACATCGTGACGGTGCCCGTCGACGCGGACGGCCTCGATGTGGACCGGCTCGCGGCGCTGCTCGCATCGGGCGCCGTCGCTGCGCCCAAGCTGCTTTACACGGTGCCGACGTTTGCGAATCCCACGGGAGCGACGCTTACGCGCGAGCGCCGCATCGCGTTGCTCGAACTCGCGGTGAAATACCGGTTCGTCATCGTCGAAGACGATCCCTACGGCGACTTGCGCTTTGCCGGCGAAGGCGTGCCGTCCATCATGGCGCTCACGCGCGAGGTCGCTGGCTCGCACGCCTGGGTCGTCCATTTCGCCAGTCTGTCGAAAATCGTTGCACCGGGCCTGCGCGTGGGCTGGATGGTGGCGCCCGCCGAGATCGTTCGGCGGTGCGTCGTGGCCAAGCAGACCGTCGATCTTTGCAGCGCGCCCTGGACGCAGGTCACGGCTGCGGCGTATCTGGCCGACGGGGCGCTCGAACGCCATCTGCCGCTTATCGCCGAGATGTACAAGCGCAAGAGCCATGCGCTCTGCGCCGGGCTTCGAGCGGCGTTTGGCGAAGCAATCGCTTTTCACGAGCCGCACGGCGGCATGTTCGTGTGGGCGCGCATCGCGGGCGTCGATGCCGCCACGCTGCTCGGGCACGCGGTCGCGAACAAGGTTGTTTTCGTTCCCGGCGCGGCGTTCTTCGCCGATAACGTCGATGTCTTCGCGTTGCGTCTGTCGTTCGCGGCGCCTGGTGTCGCGCAGATCGAGGAGGGCGTGACGCGACTCAAACGCGCCTATGAAGCGGCATGTCCGGTCCGGATTTGA